The following are encoded in a window of Peromyscus leucopus breed LL Stock chromosome X, UCI_PerLeu_2.1, whole genome shotgun sequence genomic DNA:
- the Txlng gene encoding gamma-taxilin isoform X1: MATRVEEAARGRDGGTEEATEGEPGGRRRSPRRKFEIGTMEEPGICGLEVKADMLCNSQANDILQHQESSCGGTTKKHSLEGDEGSDFITKNRNLVSSAFHAQESREEIPGQEARTGPPDGQQDSECSRNKEKTLGKEVLLLMQALNTLSTPEEKLAALCKKYADLLEESRNVQKQMKILQKKQAQIVKEKVHLQSEHSKAILARSKLESLCRELQRHNKTLKEENMQQAREEEERRKEATAHFQITLNEIQAQLEQHDIHNAKLRQENIELGEKLKKLIEQYALREEHIDKVFKHKELQQQLVDAKLQQTTQLIKEADEKHQREREFLLKEATESRHKYEQMKQQEVQLKQQLSLYMDKFEEFQTTMAKSNELFTTFRQEMEKMTKKIKKLEKETMIWRTKWENNNKALLQMAEEKTVRDKEYKAFQIKLERLEKLCRALQTERNELNEKVEVLKEQVSIKTTDGDLVSPAMQPCAALDSFKETNTSRRALGMHLESRAKAKSVSERRSATQKPSSSGSAKGIESVD; the protein is encoded by the exons TTTGAAATTGGTACAATGGAAGAACCTGGAATTTGTGGGTTAGAAGTGAAAGCTGACATGTTGTGCAACTCTCAAGCAAATGATATTCTTCAACATCAAGAatccagttgtggtggcacaacTAAGAAGCATTCACTGGAGGGGGATGAAGGCAGTGACTTTATAACGAAGAATAGGAATTTGGTGAGTTCAGCATTCCATGCACAGGAGTCAAGAGAAGAAATTCCTGGGCAAGAAGCTCGAACAGGTCCTCCTGATGGCCAGCAAGATTCAGAGTGCAGCAGGAACAAAGAGAAAACCTTAG GAAAAGAAGTTTTATTGCTGATGCAAGCGCTAAACACCCTTTCCACCCCAGAGGAGAAGCTGGCAGCTCTCTGTAAGAAATATGCTGATCTT CTGGAGGAGAGCAGGAATGTTCAGAAACAAATGAAGATTCTGCAGAAGAAGCAAGCCCAGATTGTGAAAGAGAAAGTTCATCTGCAGAGTGAACACAGCAAGGCCATCTTGGCAAGAAGCAAACTGGAGTCTCTTTGCAGGGAACTTCAGCGTCACAATAAGACCTTAAAG GAGGAAAATATGCAGCAGGCACGAGAGGAAGAAGAACGACGTAAAGAAGCAACAGCACATTTCCAGATTACTCTAAATGAAATCCAAGCCCAACTGGAACAACATGACATACATAATGCCAAACTCCGCCAGGAGAACATCGAACTGGGAGAGAAGCTGAAGAAGCTCATTGAGCAGTATGCACTGAGGGAAGAG CACATTGATAAAGTATTCAAGCACAAGGAATTGCAACAGCAACTTGTGGATGCCAAACTTCAGCAAACAACACAGCTGATAAAAGAAGCTGATGAAaaacatcagagagagagagagttt TTACTAAAAGAGGCAACAGAATCCAGGCACAAATATGAACAAATGAAACAGCAAGAAGTACAACTAAAACAGCAG CTTTCTCTTTATATGGATAAGTTTGAAGAATTCCAGACTACTATGGCAAAAAGCAATGAACTTTTTACAACTTTCAGGCAGGAGATGGAAAAg atgacaaagaaaattaaaaaactggaaaaagaGACAATGATATGGCGCACCAAatgggaaaataataataaagcacttCTGCAGATGGCTGAAGAG aaaacTGTCCGTGATAAAGAGTACAAGGCCTTTCAAATAAAACTGGAACGGTTAGAGAAGCTGTGCAGGGCTCTTCAGACAGAGAGAAATGAGCTCAACGAGAAGGTGGAAGTCCTGAAAGAGCAGGTCTCTATCAAAACAACAGATGGGGACTTGGTGTCACCTGCGATGCAGCCCTGTGCTGCCCTGGATTCATTCAAGGAGACGAACACTTCAAGAAGAGCCCTGGGAATGCACTTGGAATCTAGGGCCAAAGCCAAGTCAGTGAGTGAGAGAAGAAGTGCCACACAAAAGCCCTCATCTTCAGGTTCTGCGAAAGGCATTGAGTCAGTTGACTAG
- the Txlng gene encoding gamma-taxilin isoform X2 — protein MEEPGICGLEVKADMLCNSQANDILQHQESSCGGTTKKHSLEGDEGSDFITKNRNLVSSAFHAQESREEIPGQEARTGPPDGQQDSECSRNKEKTLGKEVLLLMQALNTLSTPEEKLAALCKKYADLLEESRNVQKQMKILQKKQAQIVKEKVHLQSEHSKAILARSKLESLCRELQRHNKTLKEENMQQAREEEERRKEATAHFQITLNEIQAQLEQHDIHNAKLRQENIELGEKLKKLIEQYALREEHIDKVFKHKELQQQLVDAKLQQTTQLIKEADEKHQREREFLLKEATESRHKYEQMKQQEVQLKQQLSLYMDKFEEFQTTMAKSNELFTTFRQEMEKMTKKIKKLEKETMIWRTKWENNNKALLQMAEEKTVRDKEYKAFQIKLERLEKLCRALQTERNELNEKVEVLKEQVSIKTTDGDLVSPAMQPCAALDSFKETNTSRRALGMHLESRAKAKSVSERRSATQKPSSSGSAKGIESVD, from the exons ATGGAAGAACCTGGAATTTGTGGGTTAGAAGTGAAAGCTGACATGTTGTGCAACTCTCAAGCAAATGATATTCTTCAACATCAAGAatccagttgtggtggcacaacTAAGAAGCATTCACTGGAGGGGGATGAAGGCAGTGACTTTATAACGAAGAATAGGAATTTGGTGAGTTCAGCATTCCATGCACAGGAGTCAAGAGAAGAAATTCCTGGGCAAGAAGCTCGAACAGGTCCTCCTGATGGCCAGCAAGATTCAGAGTGCAGCAGGAACAAAGAGAAAACCTTAG GAAAAGAAGTTTTATTGCTGATGCAAGCGCTAAACACCCTTTCCACCCCAGAGGAGAAGCTGGCAGCTCTCTGTAAGAAATATGCTGATCTT CTGGAGGAGAGCAGGAATGTTCAGAAACAAATGAAGATTCTGCAGAAGAAGCAAGCCCAGATTGTGAAAGAGAAAGTTCATCTGCAGAGTGAACACAGCAAGGCCATCTTGGCAAGAAGCAAACTGGAGTCTCTTTGCAGGGAACTTCAGCGTCACAATAAGACCTTAAAG GAGGAAAATATGCAGCAGGCACGAGAGGAAGAAGAACGACGTAAAGAAGCAACAGCACATTTCCAGATTACTCTAAATGAAATCCAAGCCCAACTGGAACAACATGACATACATAATGCCAAACTCCGCCAGGAGAACATCGAACTGGGAGAGAAGCTGAAGAAGCTCATTGAGCAGTATGCACTGAGGGAAGAG CACATTGATAAAGTATTCAAGCACAAGGAATTGCAACAGCAACTTGTGGATGCCAAACTTCAGCAAACAACACAGCTGATAAAAGAAGCTGATGAAaaacatcagagagagagagagttt TTACTAAAAGAGGCAACAGAATCCAGGCACAAATATGAACAAATGAAACAGCAAGAAGTACAACTAAAACAGCAG CTTTCTCTTTATATGGATAAGTTTGAAGAATTCCAGACTACTATGGCAAAAAGCAATGAACTTTTTACAACTTTCAGGCAGGAGATGGAAAAg atgacaaagaaaattaaaaaactggaaaaagaGACAATGATATGGCGCACCAAatgggaaaataataataaagcacttCTGCAGATGGCTGAAGAG aaaacTGTCCGTGATAAAGAGTACAAGGCCTTTCAAATAAAACTGGAACGGTTAGAGAAGCTGTGCAGGGCTCTTCAGACAGAGAGAAATGAGCTCAACGAGAAGGTGGAAGTCCTGAAAGAGCAGGTCTCTATCAAAACAACAGATGGGGACTTGGTGTCACCTGCGATGCAGCCCTGTGCTGCCCTGGATTCATTCAAGGAGACGAACACTTCAAGAAGAGCCCTGGGAATGCACTTGGAATCTAGGGCCAAAGCCAAGTCAGTGAGTGAGAGAAGAAGTGCCACACAAAAGCCCTCATCTTCAGGTTCTGCGAAAGGCATTGAGTCAGTTGACTAG
- the Txlng gene encoding gamma-taxilin isoform X3, which produces MATRVEEAARGRDGGTEEATEGEPGGRRRSPRRKFEIGTMEEPGICGLEVKADMLCNSQANDILQHQESSCGGTTKKHSLEGDEGSDFITKNRNLVSSAFHAQESREEIPGQEARTGPPDGQQDSECSRNKEKTLGKEVLLLMQALNTLSTPEEKLAALCKKYADLLEESRNVQKQMKILQKKQAQIVKEKVHLQSEHSKAILARSKLESLCRELQRHNKTLKEENMQQAREEEERRKEATAHFQITLNEIQAQLEQHDIHNAKLRQENIELGEKLKKLIEQYALREEHIDKVFKHKELQQQLVDAKLQQTTQLIKEADEKHQREREFLLKEATESRHKYEQMKQQEVQLKQQVYCKAF; this is translated from the exons TTTGAAATTGGTACAATGGAAGAACCTGGAATTTGTGGGTTAGAAGTGAAAGCTGACATGTTGTGCAACTCTCAAGCAAATGATATTCTTCAACATCAAGAatccagttgtggtggcacaacTAAGAAGCATTCACTGGAGGGGGATGAAGGCAGTGACTTTATAACGAAGAATAGGAATTTGGTGAGTTCAGCATTCCATGCACAGGAGTCAAGAGAAGAAATTCCTGGGCAAGAAGCTCGAACAGGTCCTCCTGATGGCCAGCAAGATTCAGAGTGCAGCAGGAACAAAGAGAAAACCTTAG GAAAAGAAGTTTTATTGCTGATGCAAGCGCTAAACACCCTTTCCACCCCAGAGGAGAAGCTGGCAGCTCTCTGTAAGAAATATGCTGATCTT CTGGAGGAGAGCAGGAATGTTCAGAAACAAATGAAGATTCTGCAGAAGAAGCAAGCCCAGATTGTGAAAGAGAAAGTTCATCTGCAGAGTGAACACAGCAAGGCCATCTTGGCAAGAAGCAAACTGGAGTCTCTTTGCAGGGAACTTCAGCGTCACAATAAGACCTTAAAG GAGGAAAATATGCAGCAGGCACGAGAGGAAGAAGAACGACGTAAAGAAGCAACAGCACATTTCCAGATTACTCTAAATGAAATCCAAGCCCAACTGGAACAACATGACATACATAATGCCAAACTCCGCCAGGAGAACATCGAACTGGGAGAGAAGCTGAAGAAGCTCATTGAGCAGTATGCACTGAGGGAAGAG CACATTGATAAAGTATTCAAGCACAAGGAATTGCAACAGCAACTTGTGGATGCCAAACTTCAGCAAACAACACAGCTGATAAAAGAAGCTGATGAAaaacatcagagagagagagagttt TTACTAAAAGAGGCAACAGAATCCAGGCACAAATATGAACAAATGAAACAGCAAGAAGTACAACTAAAACAGCAG gtttattgcaaggctttttaa